From Nicotiana tabacum cultivar K326 chromosome 15, ASM71507v2, whole genome shotgun sequence, the proteins below share one genomic window:
- the LOC107821874 gene encoding uncharacterized protein LOC107821874 isoform X1, producing the protein MKSLWDELHSSYVGPVCSCGALLEFIEDQQLFQFLNGLNDSHLTVKSAIMMKNPFPPISKAYSLLQQDESQKEAHSSAPSFYSDTSSFLVSPGSSNGNKTFSQKVNFESMRNNTYVFCKYCKKPGHTMDKCYMFHKFLPDFKFTKSKKSASCVQTKTPFASSTPACAAPVTQDSEPSTHAFTKEQYQHLLTLFHQAHLSHGSAHEGFNVANSAFAHFTAEYRVLRKVTAEISWLVRLLGDLGLHVTSPVSVFCDS; encoded by the exons atgaaaagtCTTTGGGATGAGCTACATTCTTCCTATGTAGGACCTGTATGCTCTTGTGGAGCTTTGCTTGAGTTCATAGAAGATCAACAATTGTTTCAATTCCTAAATGGCCTAAATGACTCCCATTTAACTGTGAAAAGTGCTATTATGATGAAGAATCCCTTTCCACCCATAAGCAAAGCCTATTCCCTTCTTCAACAAGATGAAAGTCAAAAGGAAGCTCATTCTTCTGCTCCAAGCTTTTATAGTGATACATCTTCTTTCTTGGTTTCTCCTGGTTCATCCAATGGGAACAAGACTTTCAGTCAGAAGGTGAATTTTGAATCCATGAGGAATAACACATATGTTTTCTGCAAGTATTGCAAGAAACCTGGACACACTATGGATAAATGCTACATGTTTCATAAATTTCTCCCAGACTTCAAGTTCACAAAGAGCAAGAAGTCTGCTTCATGTGTCCAGACTAAAACCCCTTTTGCTTCTTCTACACCTGCATGTGCAGCACCAGTTACACAAGATTCTGAGCCATCAACTCATGCATTCACTAAAGAACAGTACCAACACCTTCTGACCTTGTTTCATCAAGCTCATTTATCCCATGGATCTGCTCATGAAGGTTTCAATGTAGCCAACTCTGCTTTTGCACATTTTACAG CTGAATATCGAGTTCTTCGAAAGGTGACTGCTGAAATATCTTGGTTGGTTAGACTTTTGGGTGATCTTGGTTTGCATGTTACCAGTCCTGTTTCTGTTTTTTGTGACTCATAG
- the LOC107821874 gene encoding uncharacterized protein LOC107821874 isoform X2, producing MKSLWDELHSSYVGPVCSCGALLEFIEDQQLFQFLNGLNDSHLTVKSAIMMKNPFPPISKAYSLLQQDESQKEAHSSAPSFYSDTSSFLVSPGSSNGNKTFSQKVNFESMRNNTYVFCKYCKKPGHTMDKCYMFHKFLPDFKFTKSKKSASCVQTKTPFASSTPACAAPVTQDSEPSTHAFTKEQYQHLLTLFHQAHLSHGSAHEGFNVANSAFAHFTGSFSEEAPGNW from the exons atgaaaagtCTTTGGGATGAGCTACATTCTTCCTATGTAGGACCTGTATGCTCTTGTGGAGCTTTGCTTGAGTTCATAGAAGATCAACAATTGTTTCAATTCCTAAATGGCCTAAATGACTCCCATTTAACTGTGAAAAGTGCTATTATGATGAAGAATCCCTTTCCACCCATAAGCAAAGCCTATTCCCTTCTTCAACAAGATGAAAGTCAAAAGGAAGCTCATTCTTCTGCTCCAAGCTTTTATAGTGATACATCTTCTTTCTTGGTTTCTCCTGGTTCATCCAATGGGAACAAGACTTTCAGTCAGAAGGTGAATTTTGAATCCATGAGGAATAACACATATGTTTTCTGCAAGTATTGCAAGAAACCTGGACACACTATGGATAAATGCTACATGTTTCATAAATTTCTCCCAGACTTCAAGTTCACAAAGAGCAAGAAGTCTGCTTCATGTGTCCAGACTAAAACCCCTTTTGCTTCTTCTACACCTGCATGTGCAGCACCAGTTACACAAGATTCTGAGCCATCAACTCATGCATTCACTAAAGAACAGTACCAACACCTTCTGACCTTGTTTCATCAAGCTCATTTATCCCATGGATCTGCTCATGAAGGTTTCAATGTAGCCAACTCTGCTTTTGCACATTTTACAG GGTCCTTCTCTGAAGAGGCCCCTGGAAATTGGTAA